In Candidatus Eisenbacteria bacterium, the DNA window ATTCGACTATGGCGTATCGGATCACGTCCTGGGCATCGTCCACCGGATCGGGATTTCCTATCGATTCGGCGGCTTCTACGCGAGCGCCAAGGCGGAGCCCGAGATCTTCTCGCCGACCGGAGAGAGCGCCGTCACGAAGATCCTGCTCGGTTCGCGCACCAAGTCCGAGGCGGACAGCTGGAGCCTCTCGCTCATCAACAAGACCGATGAAGTCGTACGCAGGTTCGGCGGCAAGGGCTCGCCCCCCGCCCATTTGCTTTGGGACGGTAAGGACGAGAGCGGCATGCCGCTCCCGGACGGCATCTACCGTTACCAGCTCGTCGTGCACGACTCGGTAGGGAGAGAGATCGTGAGCCCGACGCATACCGTCGAGATCTCGACCGGTGGGCCGCAGGGCGCCGTGCCGGTGATTCCGGTTCAGCCGTAACCCCATCGCCCGGAGAGCTCCGAAGATGACGCGAATGAAGCGGCGCATACCCATGCCACTCCCGGTCCTGCTCGGTGCCACGCTGGCGGCCGCCCTGGTCGCGGCCCCGGCCCTGGCCGGCAAACCCAAAGCGTCGGAAAGCGGGCAGCCTTCGGGAGCCACGCTCCAGGAGGCCGGCTTCGCCTTCGAATCGGCTCGGCTTCTGAGCGAGGCGGAGCGGACGGCCGGGCTGGAGGAAGCCCTCCAGATCGCGTCCCGGGCCATCGAGCACGGGCCGGACGAGCAGAAAGACGCAGCGCGGTTTCTCTCGGGGGAGATCCGTTACGAGCTGCGCCGATTCGGAGAGGCCGCGGCCGAGTTCCGCCGCGCCGAGAACGGTTTCGAGAAGACCCCGTTCGCGGACGACGCCGCCTTCGCCGCGATCCAGGCCATCGAGGCCTCGGGGAAGGACGCCGAGGCGGCGAAAGCTTGGATCGACTGGGAATCCAGGTACCCGCAGAGCCCGCTCATGGGCGAGGCGCGCCTCGCGCAGGCCTGGAACGCGCTCCGTCGCGGTGAAACGGCCGCCGCGCAGAAAACCCTGGCCGCCCTGACCGCGTCGCGCCCCTGGTACGCCGCCGATCCGCGGGGGATGCTCGCGCTGGGCGTGGCGCTTTTTCAGCGGGGCAAGCCGGCCGAGGCGCTGGCCGCGCTGGGTCCGAAGCCCGCGGGCGCTTCCGCGATCTATCTTCGCGCGCTCTGCTTCCGGGCTTCGGGATCGCTCCTCAAGGCCGCGGCCGCGTTCCAGGACGTGGCCGACCGCTATCCGGAATCGAAGCTCCGCGACTACGCGCTGCTCGCGAAAGCGGACGCGTTCCTGAAAGCAAAGGATTACCGGAGCGCGGCCGAGGAGTTCGCCCGCGCGGCCGAGCGGGTCCACGACGAGAAGGTGCGCGCCGAGGCGGAGCTTCGGTCCGCGGGCGCGGTCTACCTCGCCGGCCAGACCGATTCCTCCCTCGCCATGCTGCGCGGCGTCGTGGAGGGGCACCCGGGCACCGACGTCGCCGCCCGCGCGCAGTTCCTCGTAGGCGAGACGCTGATCGGGAAGAAGATGTACGCGGAAGCGATCGTGGAGCTGAACCGCGTGCTCGCCACCTATTTTCAGCATTCCGTGGCCGCGAGCGCCCAGTACCGGGTCGCGCGCTGCCTCGACGCGCTGGGTCGTCGCGCGGATGCGACCGGGACCTACCAGGCCGTCGTTTCGGGCTATCCGCTGGAGCCAGAGTCTCCAGCCGCCGCGTATCTCGCGGGCGTAGGTCTCCTCTCGCAGAACCGCCCCCTGGCCGCAGCGCCCTATTTTCAGATCGTGCTCGACCGCTACGCCTCCCGGGCCGATTCCTCCTCCACCCTTACCTTCGCCTCGCCCGAGCTGGCGGGTCTCGTCGACGCG includes these proteins:
- a CDS encoding tetratricopeptide repeat protein, which codes for MTRMKRRIPMPLPVLLGATLAAALVAAPALAGKPKASESGQPSGATLQEAGFAFESARLLSEAERTAGLEEALQIASRAIEHGPDEQKDAARFLSGEIRYELRRFGEAAAEFRRAENGFEKTPFADDAAFAAIQAIEASGKDAEAAKAWIDWESRYPQSPLMGEARLAQAWNALRRGETAAAQKTLAALTASRPWYAADPRGMLALGVALFQRGKPAEALAALGPKPAGASAIYLRALCFRASGSLLKAAAAFQDVADRYPESKLRDYALLAKADAFLKAKDYRSAAEEFARAAERVHDEKVRAEAELRSAGAVYLAGQTDSSLAMLRGVVEGHPGTDVAARAQFLVGETLIGKKMYAEAIVELNRVLATYFQHSVAASAQYRVARCLDALGRRADATGTYQAVVSGYPLEPESPAAAYLAGVGLLSQNRPLAAAPYFQIVLDRYASRADSSSTLTFASPELAGLVDAALCLLEYSYHRAGDIGQLAGVPHLLLQRMPPSRSPWRAWALLIDADASAAQGRYAEAQTTLERLTRDFPSHPIGASATKLLAWTYARQGQDSLAVASEERLVAQFGASGDASVVSGALLDIAHYRFNQKRYRDAAAMYDMFQKRFPSHPSRLTARYQAGLCYSRLNRAGDAVDQWEAIVKDSASAPIAERAWARAGDLYFQAQRYAEAKRCYTGLLEHFAATDIAALATLRLAQCEYNAGNDAAALAGFSKVEEQFPGTPAAREAKRGTELSLYRLGQSAKGTEVLERLIQQYPSSAFAADAQFQVAKRHYQAKHFSEAADGFRRVVSQFPGFSAADQAQFLLADSYAQAGSLDQARLGYEQFLSFFPESDLRATVEFRLGLLEFEGKEYSRAAVAFTRVLEESVSADIGSASRYNLALCQKLLGQTDEARVSLERYRADRPHDSRTADVAYQLGDMNEAAGRPK